In Blastopirellula sp. J2-11, a single genomic region encodes these proteins:
- a CDS encoding CNNM domain-containing protein, whose amino-acid sequence MELMTAITPWLIFMAALLALSGIFSAAEAAFFYLKIEDRRKLAAGSSTQQIAAQLLNDPDRLLSAVLFWNLVVNVLYFSLASVVGIRIEREFGGAAAAGFAAGSLMVIIFSSEMLPKSFAVLRAPVIATLLALPVALAVKAADPILPLLRTVITLSRRLIWPGFKPEPYLQVSDLERAIVFSTENAALLEQEQVALQNIVSLSDLTVNELMRPRRQYRTFRPPVSRADLAGEVPPSGYLLVTEPDSEDVAGAFNLMTATELPEENLERLASPVLYAPWCTKAAVVLQQMITRQREVAAIVNELGEVIGVLTLSDAAEAIFSYHSGRSERLLHRQTFEQVEPGVWLIPGMTSLRRLAKRFGAEVPSIRPTTVNGLLHEELEQLPEPGDEVTWGPFHFHVVSVPLRGQPIVRLSLFEREEESL is encoded by the coding sequence ATGGAATTAATGACGGCGATCACGCCGTGGTTGATCTTCATGGCGGCGTTGCTTGCGCTTTCCGGAATTTTTTCCGCGGCCGAAGCGGCCTTCTTCTATCTCAAGATCGAGGACCGGCGGAAGCTCGCCGCCGGCAGCAGCACGCAGCAAATCGCCGCCCAACTGCTGAACGACCCCGATCGCTTACTCTCGGCCGTCCTCTTCTGGAATCTGGTCGTCAACGTTCTCTACTTCAGTCTGGCGTCGGTCGTCGGTATTCGGATCGAAAGAGAATTTGGCGGCGCCGCCGCAGCCGGGTTCGCCGCCGGATCACTGATGGTGATCATCTTCTCGAGTGAGATGCTGCCGAAAAGTTTCGCCGTCTTGCGGGCTCCGGTGATCGCGACGCTGTTAGCGCTGCCGGTCGCATTGGCGGTCAAAGCGGCCGATCCGATTCTGCCGCTGTTGCGGACCGTGATTACGCTGTCACGTCGGCTGATTTGGCCCGGCTTCAAGCCGGAACCTTATCTGCAAGTCTCCGACCTCGAGCGAGCGATTGTGTTTTCGACTGAGAACGCCGCGCTGCTGGAGCAAGAACAAGTCGCGTTGCAAAACATCGTTTCGCTGTCGGACCTGACGGTGAACGAGCTGATGCGACCCCGTCGCCAATATCGAACGTTCCGGCCGCCGGTCTCTCGAGCCGACCTCGCGGGAGAAGTACCGCCGAGCGGCTATCTGCTGGTGACGGAACCAGACTCGGAAGATGTCGCCGGCGCGTTCAACCTGATGACGGCGACCGAGTTGCCGGAAGAGAACCTGGAGCGGCTCGCATCGCCGGTGCTGTATGCTCCCTGGTGCACCAAAGCGGCGGTCGTACTGCAGCAGATGATTACGCGGCAGCGCGAAGTCGCCGCAATCGTGAATGAGTTGGGAGAAGTGATCGGCGTGCTGACGCTTAGCGACGCGGCCGAAGCGATCTTCTCGTACCATTCCGGCCGCAGCGAACGTCTGCTGCATCGTCAAACGTTCGAGCAGGTCGAGCCAGGCGTTTGGCTAATTCCCGGCATGACCAGCTTACGACGCTTGGCGAAACGTTTCGGCGCCGAAGTCCCGTCGATTCGCCCGACCACGGTCAACGGCTTGCTGCACGAGGAACTAGAGCAACTGCCGGAACCAGGCGACGAAGTGACCTGGGGACCGTTTCACTTTCATGTCGTCTCCGTTCCGCTGCGCGGCCAACCGATCGTGCGTCTCTCTTTGTTTGAAAGAGAGGAAGAGTCGTTATGA
- a CDS encoding DUF1559 domain-containing protein yields MHFSRRLLPQDQRLAFTLVELLVVIAIIGVLIALLLPAVQQARESARRMQCINRMKQVGLALHTYHDTYSAFPAMQTQAAPARPSGFASLLPYLEQTAIYDGMTSASPPYGSSDWNPTHQGTTIAEFACPSDPNWESRAGVNGRKPRSYHFSVGDSIRNNHNSNSSKRGMFITQDNRDFSDLLDGSSNTTALSEVVIGPNQITRTMKGNVAVTPGINANPSSPADCWGARGTDGLVNPAIAVTAESYVHRAPGSRWAEGRVFFSGFSTVLPPNAPRCTVAATDDSWGVWTPSSFHPGGVNVGFADGSTHFVSDTIDTGNPTATEVISGPSPFGVWGAMGSISGGETTTSL; encoded by the coding sequence ATGCACTTTTCACGAAGGCTGCTTCCACAGGATCAGCGTCTCGCGTTTACTTTGGTCGAATTGTTGGTGGTGATCGCGATCATCGGCGTGTTGATCGCTCTGTTGTTGCCGGCGGTGCAGCAGGCCCGCGAGTCGGCGCGGCGAATGCAATGCATCAACCGGATGAAGCAGGTCGGTTTGGCGTTGCACACCTATCACGACACCTACTCCGCTTTTCCCGCGATGCAGACCCAAGCGGCTCCGGCTCGACCGAGCGGGTTCGCTTCGCTGCTGCCCTATCTGGAGCAAACGGCGATCTACGACGGGATGACCAGCGCCAGTCCTCCGTATGGTTCGTCTGATTGGAATCCGACGCATCAGGGTACTACCATCGCCGAGTTCGCTTGTCCTTCGGATCCGAACTGGGAATCTCGGGCCGGGGTCAACGGACGCAAGCCGCGCAGCTATCACTTTTCGGTTGGCGATAGTATTCGGAATAATCACAACTCCAATTCCTCGAAGCGAGGGATGTTCATCACGCAGGACAATCGTGACTTTAGCGATCTGCTTGATGGGTCGAGTAACACGACCGCCCTGTCGGAAGTGGTGATTGGGCCGAATCAAATCACACGCACGATGAAGGGGAACGTCGCGGTCACGCCGGGGATTAACGCCAACCCTTCTAGTCCGGCCGATTGTTGGGGGGCCCGTGGAACCGACGGTTTGGTCAATCCGGCCATCGCGGTGACCGCTGAGTCGTACGTGCATCGGGCGCCCGGCAGTCGTTGGGCGGAAGGTCGCGTCTTCTTTAGCGGGTTCAGTACGGTGCTGCCTCCTAACGCGCCGCGCTGCACGGTCGCCGCGACCGATGATTCATGGGGCGTTTGGACGCCGAGCAGTTTTCATCCCGGCGGCGTGAATGTCGGTTTCGCCGATGGATCAACGCACTTTGTCAGTGACACGATTGACACCGGTAACCCGACTGCGACCGAAGTGATCTCGGGGCCGAGTCCGTTTGGAGTTTGGGGCGCGATGGGTTCGATCAGCGGCGGCGAAACGACGACCAGTCTCTAA
- a CDS encoding DEAD/DEAH box helicase produces MNLPEADTAAPSIVSFANLTVAVETHSELFDAQLEMSIESISAGVDAPKVVSIPCRAPRVAVKTYVFPEAPEWAVDAPPKKKPADNTTATEGPEEPEVRNVRKPATRIKPPSDVIKLQDRLYYLLQPSLESLVSAGSLDFPFEPFPYQFEGIAFLYPRHAAVLADEMGLGKTMQAISTIRMLIRSGEARNILLICPKPLVTNWKREFALWAPEIPVSIIEGDQARRTWQWQSAESPVRIANYELLMRDQQIVNDESLRFDLVVLDEAQRIKNTGSTTAQIVRAIPRDRSWALTGTPIENCTDDLVGIFEFLVPGYLYKGMPLKQLCTATSEYIIRRTKDEVLEDMPPRLYRDADLTLSPAQQETYELAENEGIVRLEKMGEELTVQHVFELVLRLKQICNFDPRTGDSTKMDQLRADMEEVAASGKKAIVFSQWTQTIEQIRRQLEPFGPLEYHGKIPSKKRDGVIEQFKHDPTKSVILMSYGAGSVGLNLQFCEYVFLFDRWWNPAIEDQAINRAHRIGAKGAVTISRYLAMNTIEDRIDQVLSEKRELFNTLFAEAGTPPPGGLSKDDIFGLFNLRSPKGPIRLAA; encoded by the coding sequence ATGAATCTGCCGGAAGCGGATACGGCGGCGCCTTCGATTGTCTCGTTCGCCAACCTGACGGTCGCTGTCGAAACGCACAGCGAGTTGTTTGACGCCCAGTTGGAAATGTCGATCGAGTCGATATCGGCCGGCGTCGATGCGCCCAAAGTGGTGTCGATCCCTTGTCGTGCGCCGCGCGTCGCGGTCAAGACTTACGTCTTTCCGGAAGCGCCGGAATGGGCGGTTGATGCGCCTCCCAAAAAGAAGCCAGCCGATAATACGACCGCGACGGAGGGACCGGAAGAGCCGGAGGTTCGCAACGTCAGAAAGCCAGCGACGCGCATCAAGCCCCCCAGCGACGTGATCAAGTTGCAAGATCGGCTTTACTATCTGTTGCAGCCTTCGCTTGAATCGTTGGTCAGCGCCGGATCGCTTGACTTTCCGTTTGAGCCGTTTCCTTATCAATTTGAAGGGATCGCGTTTCTCTACCCGCGACATGCGGCGGTTCTGGCCGACGAGATGGGACTCGGCAAAACGATGCAGGCGATCTCGACCATTCGGATGCTGATTCGATCGGGAGAGGCACGCAACATCTTGTTGATTTGTCCGAAGCCGCTGGTGACCAACTGGAAGCGAGAGTTCGCCTTGTGGGCGCCAGAGATTCCGGTTTCGATCATTGAAGGGGACCAAGCGCGCCGCACCTGGCAATGGCAATCGGCCGAATCGCCGGTGCGGATCGCCAACTACGAGCTGTTGATGCGCGATCAACAGATTGTGAACGACGAGTCGCTCAGGTTTGATCTGGTCGTGCTGGACGAAGCGCAGCGGATCAAAAATACCGGCAGCACCACGGCGCAGATTGTCCGTGCGATTCCGCGCGATCGCAGTTGGGCGCTGACCGGCACGCCGATCGAAAACTGCACCGATGATCTGGTCGGCATCTTCGAGTTTCTCGTGCCGGGCTACTTGTACAAAGGGATGCCGCTCAAGCAGTTGTGCACGGCGACCAGCGAGTACATCATTCGCCGCACCAAAGATGAGGTGCTTGAGGATATGCCGCCGCGGCTCTATCGCGACGCCGATCTGACTTTGTCGCCGGCGCAGCAAGAGACGTACGAGTTGGCCGAGAACGAGGGAATCGTGCGGCTCGAAAAAATGGGGGAAGAGCTGACGGTCCAGCATGTGTTTGAACTGGTGCTGCGGCTGAAGCAGATTTGCAACTTTGATCCCCGAACCGGCGACAGCACCAAAATGGATCAGTTGCGAGCCGATATGGAAGAAGTCGCCGCGAGCGGCAAAAAGGCGATCGTCTTTAGTCAGTGGACGCAGACGATCGAACAGATTCGTCGTCAGTTGGAGCCGTTTGGACCGTTGGAGTATCACGGGAAAATTCCGAGCAAAAAACGAGACGGCGTGATCGAACAATTCAAACACGATCCGACCAAGTCGGTCATTTTGATGAGTTATGGCGCCGGCAGCGTCGGCTTGAATTTGCAGTTTTGCGAATATGTCTTTTTGTTCGATCGCTGGTGGAATCCGGCGATCGAAGATCAAGCGATTAACCGCGCCCATCGCATCGGCGCCAAAGGGGCGGTGACTATCTCTCGCTACTTGGCGATGAACACGATCGAAGATCGAATTGATCAGGTATTGAGCGAGAAACGAGAGCTATTTAATACGCTGTTCGCCGAAGCGGGGACTCCGCCGCCGGGCGGTTTGTCGAAAGACGATATCTTCGGTCTCTTTAATTTGAGAAGCCCCAAAGGGCCGATTCGACTTGCGGCGTAA
- a CDS encoding tetratricopeptide repeat protein — translation MTRLFGNRRNRIPYDFRALVMLRLVLGCLLLALSGCAAFSRQTAAHQRVVNGRQLAQQGVDALQRGDIERAETLLAKAKKACPVDVHTRSQYAEALHRKGDIDGAIVEMKEAIRISGDDANMMVRLGRIYYRAGRLPEADQQAQQTIAKYPRCADAWLLAGDLAENRQDWQDAESCYLRCASFAEDVTPVLIRLARAQRQLSQPDRSLACLTRAERAYPLGEAPLELLIEQGLTLQAAGRYEAAADHLIAAMEKGAPDPELMSRLAQCELAAGRIARAEWALRQTLSMDPQNVRGREIAAEIPLARQRMGQTLQR, via the coding sequence ATGACGCGGCTTTTTGGCAATCGCAGAAACCGAATTCCGTACGATTTTCGTGCGCTGGTCATGCTGCGCCTGGTCTTGGGGTGCTTGCTGCTAGCATTAAGCGGCTGTGCGGCCTTCTCGCGGCAGACCGCCGCACATCAACGTGTGGTCAACGGCCGGCAACTTGCCCAGCAGGGGGTCGACGCTCTCCAACGCGGCGATATTGAGCGAGCCGAGACCTTGCTGGCCAAAGCGAAAAAGGCCTGTCCGGTCGATGTGCATACTCGGTCGCAATACGCCGAGGCGCTCCATCGCAAAGGGGATATCGACGGCGCGATCGTCGAAATGAAGGAGGCGATTCGCATCTCGGGGGATGACGCCAACATGATGGTTCGGCTGGGACGCATTTATTATCGAGCAGGACGTCTCCCTGAAGCCGATCAGCAGGCGCAACAGACCATCGCCAAATATCCGCGGTGCGCTGACGCCTGGCTGTTGGCTGGCGATCTGGCCGAGAATCGCCAAGATTGGCAAGACGCCGAGTCGTGCTACTTGCGGTGCGCCTCGTTCGCAGAAGATGTGACGCCGGTCCTTATTCGCCTGGCTCGGGCCCAACGCCAACTGTCGCAGCCAGATCGTTCGTTAGCATGTCTGACACGCGCCGAACGAGCCTATCCCCTGGGAGAAGCTCCGTTGGAGTTGCTCATCGAACAAGGGCTGACGCTGCAAGCGGCTGGTCGTTACGAAGCGGCCGCCGACCATCTAATTGCGGCGATGGAGAAGGGGGCGCCTGACCCCGAACTGATGTCGCGATTGGCGCAATGCGAACTCGCTGCGGGTCGGATCGCCCGGGCAGAGTGGGCTTTGCGGCAAACCTTATCGATGGATCCGCAAAATGTCCGTGGGCGCGAGATCGCCGCAGAAATCCCCCTTGCCCGGCAGCGAATGGGGCAGACGCTGCAGCGTTAA
- a CDS encoding alpha/beta hydrolase family protein — protein MIQRLRPLLALLLLVSSFLAFAAAADETKVRQIDLEPKDAARDRVVPIRVYLPQTEKPLPVILFSHGLGGSRENSAYLGNYWASAGYACVFMQHAGSDEQVWKGVARREIMKAMKQAASGKSLIDRIKDVSFVIDQLELMNKQADSPLQGKLDLEHIGMTGHSFGAVTTTAVAGRKFPFGRSSAEPRLDAFLPMSPQTSEGMSAEKSYGEVKLPMLCMTGTEDSSAINPQLTPQSRREVYQGLPAGDKYELVFDGGTHAAFSDARGLRIGRRDPDHHPAIQQISLKFWDAYLKEDAAAKKWLQSDEPRSDVKLKEKDVWQWK, from the coding sequence ATGATCCAACGCCTTCGACCGTTGCTCGCCTTGTTACTTTTGGTCAGCTCTTTTCTGGCCTTCGCCGCAGCGGCCGATGAGACCAAGGTTCGCCAGATCGATCTCGAGCCCAAGGACGCCGCGCGGGATCGCGTCGTCCCGATCCGCGTTTATCTGCCACAGACCGAGAAGCCGCTGCCGGTGATTCTGTTTTCGCACGGCCTGGGCGGTTCGCGCGAGAACAGTGCTTACCTCGGCAACTACTGGGCAAGCGCTGGCTACGCCTGCGTCTTCATGCAGCACGCCGGCAGCGACGAGCAGGTCTGGAAGGGAGTCGCGCGGCGCGAAATCATGAAAGCGATGAAGCAAGCCGCCAGCGGCAAGAGCTTGATCGATCGGATCAAAGATGTCTCGTTCGTGATCGATCAGTTGGAACTGATGAACAAGCAGGCCGACAGTCCCCTCCAGGGCAAACTCGACCTCGAACATATCGGCATGACCGGGCACAGCTTTGGCGCGGTCACCACCACGGCGGTCGCCGGTCGCAAGTTTCCGTTTGGCCGCAGTTCGGCAGAACCGCGACTCGACGCCTTCTTGCCGATGAGCCCGCAGACCAGCGAAGGAATGTCAGCCGAGAAGTCGTACGGCGAAGTCAAGCTGCCGATGCTCTGCATGACCGGCACCGAAGACAGCAGCGCCATCAATCCGCAGTTGACGCCCCAGTCGCGCCGCGAAGTTTATCAAGGCCTGCCGGCCGGCGACAAATACGAGTTGGTCTTTGACGGAGGAACGCACGCCGCGTTCTCGGACGCCCGAGGACTTCGCATTGGCCGGCGCGACCCCGATCATCACCCGGCGATCCAACAGATTAGCTTGAAGTTCTGGGACGCGTATTTGAAAGAGGACGCCGCCGCGAAGAAATGGCTGCAATCGGACGAGCCGCGGAGTGATGTGAAGTTGAAAGAGAAGGATGTTTGGCAGTGGAAGTAG
- a CDS encoding TolC family protein, producing MSLAWGQTVSPTSPTTPGMLLTSPPDDGLSTVATGIRWNDLAPDSAPENLTLEQLLDLAARNNPTILQAQYQITGALAKAQQAGLYPNPTLAYVAENIGVEGTAGEWQGAKLQQRFVTANKLQISRDKYLQRAKVAEHQAVAQQFRVCNDVRLHFAKTLAAQQILTLQKELLKTAEDHLVTTREMFNLGQANQVDLHKANASLRREQLALLQAENRIRREFFQLGALVGVDLPYQPLVGDLAIQAGLIEFDLAYERILRESPEILAAHSKLREDRITVSRENVQWVPDVVVGGGPGYNFETSDATAALNVMVELPIYDRNQGTIRQARSDYSRQQNEIRRVEMQLRMKLAEQYEHYLSAMQHVLTYEEIVLPELKSAYETSLKSYQARREEWPNVLHAYHDFTQRRIELIDHLLQKRTSEILIDGYLLHGGLNAAPSPTPTGHIDATPHPR from the coding sequence GTGTCGCTAGCATGGGGCCAGACGGTTTCTCCGACGAGTCCAACCACGCCGGGGATGCTGCTCACATCGCCGCCGGACGATGGTCTCTCTACGGTCGCGACCGGGATTCGCTGGAACGATCTGGCGCCAGACAGCGCTCCGGAAAACTTGACGCTCGAGCAACTGCTCGACCTGGCGGCTCGCAATAATCCGACGATCCTGCAAGCTCAGTATCAAATCACCGGGGCGCTGGCCAAAGCGCAGCAAGCCGGACTTTATCCGAATCCAACGCTGGCCTACGTGGCCGAAAATATCGGCGTCGAAGGAACGGCCGGCGAATGGCAAGGCGCTAAGCTCCAACAGCGATTCGTCACCGCCAACAAGCTGCAGATCAGCCGCGACAAATACCTGCAGCGCGCCAAAGTAGCCGAGCATCAAGCGGTCGCCCAGCAGTTTCGCGTTTGCAATGATGTCCGCCTGCACTTCGCCAAAACGCTCGCCGCGCAGCAGATTCTCACGTTGCAAAAGGAACTGCTGAAGACGGCCGAAGACCATCTGGTGACGACGCGCGAGATGTTCAACCTGGGTCAGGCGAATCAAGTCGATCTGCACAAAGCCAACGCGTCTCTCCGCCGCGAACAATTGGCCCTACTCCAAGCCGAAAATCGGATCCGACGCGAGTTCTTTCAACTCGGCGCCTTGGTCGGCGTCGACCTGCCGTATCAACCGCTGGTCGGCGATCTGGCGATCCAAGCTGGCCTGATTGAGTTTGATCTGGCCTATGAGCGGATCCTGCGCGAAAGTCCCGAGATCCTCGCCGCCCACTCGAAACTGCGTGAGGATCGCATCACCGTCTCGCGCGAAAATGTCCAGTGGGTGCCGGATGTCGTCGTCGGCGGCGGACCTGGCTACAACTTTGAAACTTCGGATGCAACCGCGGCCTTGAACGTGATGGTCGAATTGCCAATTTACGATCGAAATCAAGGCACCATTCGCCAGGCCCGATCGGACTATTCGCGTCAACAGAATGAAATTCGGCGCGTCGAGATGCAATTGCGCATGAAATTGGCGGAACAATACGAACATTACTTAAGCGCCATGCAGCATGTGCTCACTTACGAAGAGATCGTGCTGCCGGAGCTAAAGTCGGCCTACGAAACGTCGCTGAAAAGCTACCAGGCCCGGCGCGAAGAGTGGCCCAACGTGCTGCACGCCTATCACGATTTCACGCAGCGCCGGATTGAACTGATCGATCATTTGCTGCAGAAACGGACAAGTGAGATACTGATCGACGGATACTTGTTGCACGGCGGGCTCAACGCGGCGCCCAGCCCGACGCCGACAGGGCACATCGACGCGACTCCTCATCCGCGCTAA
- a CDS encoding CNNM domain-containing protein, with the protein MIWIVALFVFAVFLSAFFSGTETGFYRVTRIRLVLDALDGKFLAKFLLFLTNHPALFVATTLIGNNLANYLVSLSIVLAAGRLFPGNSTAELALPTLLAPVLFVYGESLPKNLFFHAPNKLLLRGSPLFFLCTILFAPFAAVLWIMGQALQWLLGESPTQVRLQLARKELEDVLDEGGEAGLLNAGQRRLAQGLFAVANQSVGALALPLARTHVAIVGADKTSALAYAKKNKITALPVATKAAGKNDVIGYVRTCDLILTPEKTIQSYRVLPVVAGSDTQIAALLRMQSSGESMAVVKARDGKTLGIVTLDQLMRPILYSES; encoded by the coding sequence ATGATCTGGATCGTCGCCTTGTTCGTGTTCGCGGTTTTCCTTTCGGCCTTTTTCAGCGGCACCGAAACCGGCTTTTATCGGGTGACTCGCATTCGCCTGGTGTTGGATGCGCTGGACGGCAAATTTTTGGCGAAGTTCCTGTTGTTTCTCACCAATCACCCGGCGCTGTTTGTGGCGACCACGCTGATCGGCAACAACCTGGCCAACTATTTGGTTTCGCTCTCGATCGTGTTGGCCGCAGGCAGGCTTTTCCCAGGCAACTCGACGGCCGAATTGGCGTTGCCCACGCTGCTGGCTCCGGTGTTGTTCGTCTATGGAGAGTCGTTGCCGAAGAACCTGTTTTTTCATGCTCCCAACAAGCTGCTGCTGCGCGGCAGCCCGTTGTTCTTTCTCTGCACAATTCTGTTCGCTCCGTTCGCCGCCGTGCTGTGGATCATGGGGCAAGCGCTGCAGTGGCTGCTGGGCGAATCGCCCACGCAAGTTCGCTTGCAGTTGGCCCGTAAGGAACTGGAAGACGTGCTGGACGAAGGGGGCGAAGCGGGACTCTTAAACGCCGGACAACGACGACTCGCGCAAGGGTTGTTCGCCGTGGCGAATCAATCGGTCGGCGCTTTGGCGCTTCCCTTGGCTCGAACGCATGTGGCGATTGTCGGCGCCGATAAAACGTCAGCGCTGGCCTATGCGAAAAAGAACAAGATCACGGCATTGCCGGTAGCGACAAAAGCGGCTGGCAAGAATGACGTAATCGGTTACGTACGAACTTGCGACTTGATTCTAACGCCGGAGAAGACAATTCAATCGTATCGCGTACTGCCGGTGGTCGCCGGTAGCGATACGCAAATTGCGGCGTTGCTCCGGATGCAAAGCAGCGGAGAAAGTATGGCCGTTGTCAAAGCGCGTGACGGCAAGACGCTCGGTATCGTCACTCTCGACCAACTAATGCGGCCGATCTTGTATAGCGAAAGCTAA
- a CDS encoding copper oxidase, producing MDQSTPSPRRQFLKGSAIAAATAALSAGKALGQNPPPEAAGPASPMPAHAHSGQSAVADEYEGFSRFKPSRGSNPDGDYYIGKLVPGFRSIADGPAPFVAPDLEKLPYVMKDGAKQFELVAQNVRREFLPGYPMDVWGFNGSIPGPTIEVTQGDRIRIIVHNELPEETTVHWHGFELPVQQDGSMTLTQNPIMPGKTHVYEFDIHEEGTFFYHTHVAMQEAFGMVGWIIVHPRQVFDPPVDRDFGLIFQNFHIQPNQTISDSWSMDWNWHTINGRSGPFTTPLVVKHGERVRVRIMNFSPMQHHPIHLHGHTFWLTGHEGARTPKSSWVPRNTELIAVAQASVFEFVANNPGDWMFHCHMVHHMMNHMVRPAGPRIRQNSDVSAFLANLEQRPAVDFVHTDPGFDTPGYPQGMKGMQMSEEFMKSIWSRREVQGMRTTWPMSIMGLMTALRVLPADLYHRVMETDEEIPKGAIFAEIVQRFGDLATYQKAPMMMQNH from the coding sequence ATGGACCAGTCGACTCCATCCCCGCGACGTCAGTTTCTCAAAGGGAGCGCTATTGCCGCCGCAACGGCCGCATTGAGCGCAGGCAAAGCGCTGGGACAAAATCCGCCTCCAGAAGCCGCAGGTCCCGCCAGTCCGATGCCAGCGCATGCGCACTCCGGCCAATCTGCGGTTGCAGATGAATACGAAGGCTTCTCGCGCTTCAAACCGAGCCGCGGCAGTAATCCCGACGGCGACTACTACATCGGCAAGCTGGTCCCCGGCTTTCGCTCGATTGCTGATGGTCCAGCGCCGTTTGTTGCTCCCGATTTGGAGAAATTGCCTTACGTCATGAAGGATGGCGCCAAACAGTTCGAGCTGGTCGCGCAAAACGTCCGGCGAGAATTTTTGCCGGGTTACCCGATGGACGTCTGGGGCTTTAACGGCTCGATCCCGGGCCCCACGATCGAAGTCACCCAGGGAGACCGCATTCGCATCATCGTGCATAACGAATTGCCGGAAGAGACGACCGTTCACTGGCACGGCTTTGAACTGCCGGTGCAGCAAGACGGTTCGATGACGCTGACGCAAAATCCGATCATGCCAGGCAAGACGCATGTCTATGAGTTCGACATCCACGAAGAAGGGACCTTCTTCTATCACACGCATGTGGCGATGCAGGAAGCGTTTGGGATGGTCGGCTGGATCATCGTTCACCCGCGCCAAGTTTTCGATCCGCCGGTCGATCGCGACTTTGGGCTGATCTTTCAAAACTTTCATATTCAACCCAATCAAACGATCAGCGATTCGTGGTCGATGGATTGGAACTGGCACACGATCAACGGACGCAGCGGCCCTTTCACCACACCGCTGGTCGTCAAACATGGCGAACGCGTCCGCGTACGGATCATGAACTTCTCGCCGATGCAGCATCATCCGATTCACCTGCATGGGCACACGTTTTGGCTGACCGGTCACGAGGGCGCCCGAACTCCAAAATCAAGTTGGGTTCCACGCAATACCGAGCTGATCGCCGTCGCCCAAGCCAGCGTGTTCGAGTTTGTCGCCAACAACCCCGGCGACTGGATGTTTCACTGTCACATGGTTCATCACATGATGAATCATATGGTCCGGCCAGCCGGCCCCCGCATTCGCCAAAACAGCGACGTCAGCGCCTTTTTGGCGAATCTCGAGCAACGACCCGCGGTCGATTTCGTGCATACCGATCCCGGCTTCGATACGCCTGGCTACCCCCAAGGGATGAAAGGAATGCAGATGTCCGAAGAGTTCATGAAGTCGATCTGGTCACGCCGCGAAGTGCAAGGGATGCGCACGACCTGGCCGATGTCGATCATGGGACTGATGACGGCGCTGCGCGTGTTGCCGGCGGATCTCTATCACCGCGTAATGGAAACGGATGAAGAGATTCCCAAGGGCGCCATCTTTGCAGAGATCGTTCAACGCTTTGGCGATCTGGCGACCTACCAAAAGGCCCCGATGATGATGCAGAATCACTAA